One genomic segment of Pedobacter endophyticus includes these proteins:
- a CDS encoding acyloxyacyl hydrolase, with protein sequence MKKQLLLFCFFLSFAYVKAQIVNENHSIIFKPVFGTHVNADQGHLFQDRIIGFDAAYFKDISQHKDKWIAPIGAKSYGIGLIFRDISNLKGAKDTAENAFGQVYGLVAQMDFQLFKLGTVKVNFTPGVGLSVTNKYFFNSAKNRFLGSPINEAIKADLGMELPISKNTDLLVGLGFLHLSNGGLTVPNGGLNTGNVYVGLKFGNTETLPTEKKSSYEPLSRNSVELSAGIGARGVYEQRGKHFYKSGFYAGYNFYLNDIMTLKAGGDAVYYYSVYDPQKPGETFQNYGTSFDKWRTGLSVGADINLWRITVGAQLGKYLHYNRLMKSATWYWTFGPTYNITPRLGLQAKTYMHFAQADYVNWGLLYRI encoded by the coding sequence ATGAAGAAACAACTACTGTTATTTTGCTTTTTTTTGAGTTTCGCCTATGTTAAGGCTCAAATCGTTAACGAGAATCATTCAATTATCTTCAAACCTGTTTTTGGCACCCATGTAAATGCGGATCAAGGACATCTTTTTCAGGATCGGATAATTGGTTTTGACGCGGCGTATTTTAAGGACATTAGCCAACATAAGGATAAATGGATTGCCCCAATTGGTGCCAAATCGTACGGAATTGGGTTGATTTTTCGAGACATCAGCAACTTGAAAGGCGCAAAAGACACAGCTGAAAACGCTTTTGGGCAGGTTTATGGGCTGGTTGCACAAATGGATTTTCAGTTGTTTAAACTTGGGACCGTAAAAGTGAACTTCACCCCTGGCGTGGGCTTAAGCGTGACTAACAAATATTTTTTTAATAGTGCGAAAAACAGATTTTTGGGAAGCCCGATTAATGAAGCTATTAAGGCCGACTTAGGAATGGAGCTCCCCATAAGCAAGAATACAGACTTGCTGGTTGGCCTTGGGTTCCTGCATCTATCTAACGGCGGCTTAACCGTGCCAAATGGCGGCTTAAACACAGGAAATGTTTACGTGGGGCTAAAATTTGGCAATACGGAAACTTTACCAACTGAAAAGAAAAGCAGCTATGAACCGCTGAGCAGAAATTCTGTTGAGCTTAGCGCTGGCATTGGCGCCCGTGGCGTGTATGAGCAACGGGGAAAACACTTTTACAAAAGCGGATTTTACGCGGGCTATAATTTTTATCTAAATGATATTATGACCCTAAAAGCAGGTGGCGATGCCGTTTATTATTATTCTGTATACGACCCTCAAAAACCGGGAGAAACTTTTCAAAATTACGGAACATCGTTTGATAAGTGGCGAACCGGGCTTAGCGTTGGTGCTGATATTAATTTATGGCGGATTACCGTCGGTGCGCAACTCGGAAAGTACCTCCATTATAATAGGTTAATGAAAAGCGCAACCTGGTACTGGACTTTCGGCCCTACCTATAACATTACACCACGCCTGGGCCTACAAGCCAAAA